The Primulina huaijiensis isolate GDHJ02 chromosome 10, ASM1229523v2, whole genome shotgun sequence region ATCACCACATCTTGCTCGAACTTGGATGACATCCTAGGAGGAGGAATTAGTTGTAAAGAAGTTACCGAGATTGGTAAatctctaaaaaaaaatatgttatctTATGTTGTCATATACtgaagtttattttaaaatttttcccaATAAGAAGTGTTATTCTTCTGTATTCCTGTCTATGTCAACATAAATTATATTCTTATTCTACTAGGTGGAGTTCCAGGCATTGGTAAAACACAACTTGGGTAAGCAGCGTCTCCTCCCCCACCCCCTGATTATTTTCTGCACAAAAGCTTCATATTTACTTCACTTTTCAACATGGAAAATTTAGGATTCAGCTAGCTGTAAATGTCCAAATTCCATCTGATTGTGGTGGGCTTGAAGGAAAGGCAATTTATATTGGCAAGTTTTTGCGATGACTATTTTATCGGTAACTAGTATGAATCTGTTGTAGCTATTCTCTTCTAATGTTAAGTTAATAGATTGTATTTTGCGATGGTCAGACACCGAAGGCAGTTTTATGGTGGAGCGTGCTTTACAAATTGCGGAGGCATGTGCAGAGGACATTAAAGAATATAACAGCCTCCCAACAAAGGATTTCCATGCATGTCAAGTGAATAAAGAGCCAAAGGATTTTCTTGACAATATATTTCTTTTCCGTGTGTGCAGTTACACCGAGCAAATTGCGGTTGTAAATTATTTGGAGAAGTTCATTTCTGAGCATAAAGATGTAGGTATAATAAAATTACTGGTGGTTCTGACCGCAATGTTTACCATTTGAGGTGTCTTGTTTCTGATGTTTCGGTGTCCTGCTGTTGTCACAGATTAAGGTTGTCATCGTTGATAGCATCACTTTTCACTTCCGCCAAGATTTCGAGGACGTGGCTCTGAGGACTCGGCTTCTTGGTGGACTGGCCTTAAAACTCATGAAACTTGCCAAGAAATTCAGTTTGGCAGTAAGACATCTGACTATTTGTTATCACCTAGACAAAATAATTCCTTCTTATTGATACAGCACAGAGACGGTTATACTCTACAACTTATGACTACCTGAACCATGATGCAGGTAGTTCTGTTGAATCAGGTCGCCACGAAATACTCAGAAGGTTCATTTCAGTTGACTCTTGCTCTTGGTAAGTATCCCATCATCTATGAATAATTTTCATTTGcctttaaaaatgatttttcatgTCTTTGATTTGCCGCCCACAATTGCACACAAACAGTGTAGCACTTAACCCCCTCTGCGTTCTCAAGATCGGACACATATCTTCTTGAACGCACCCAGCAGGGGTGCGTCCCAGCTCCAACTCAGTGCAGTTGATGCCATAATATACTTGAAAATACAAACTTTGCcaccttttatttttaaaccatgCTTTGATTCCAAATGTAACTCTGTTCATCCCAATGGATTATAAAACTTTGCCTGGACAGGTGATAGTTGGTCGCATGCGTCTACAAATCGGATCATCTTGTACTGGAATAGTGATGAAAGATATGCATATATTGACAAATCACCTTATATGCGATCAGCATCGGCTCCATATGCAGTAACACGAAAAGGTATCCGAAATTCAACTTCTTCGAAGTATAAACGAGTTAAGTTAATGTAGTCTTTCACTTGGATTGTCATAAGCAGCAGAATAATTAGATTATGATacatatatgattaaaattgatattttgcaTTGTTTGAATAATTAGATTATGATAGATACTCTTGAGGTTTTGGTTGACATTACAAAGTTTCAAGCTCGTGTAATTTGATTAAATCTTAAGAGTGTGTGGAtgtaatttaattcattttttttatttcttgggTCAGTTTTACTGCCCTTATTCAACATCTAAATTTCGTACAACtttctctaaaaaaaattaattaactcgTACAACTGAATATTATTCTGTAATATAAGTAAAAAATTCCCATCTGATAGgagaaaattttcaatatttctaTCAAATAAAAATCGATAGAATTTCGGGTACTTTGATAAAATCAAAATCGAatgatagataaataaattggGAATTGGATTTTTTTGGACTTCTTTTGAACCTTAAACCACATTTGCGTATTAAGAGTTTCATTTGGTGTTTGAAAATTATACAGTTTCAACTTAAGATATAAATTAACAACACTATTTTATtcgtttaattttaaaatccctTTTAATTTTGATAAGATTTCAACAATATGATCAAATCCATTAAATTCCTCTGCGTTTTCggaaaacacaaaaactcatggaagacggtctcacgggttaattttgtgaaacagatattctatataAATCATCaacgaaaaaatattagtttttatgtcaaatatataatttttattgtaaatatggacagaaTTGATCCGTTTCACGAATAAAgatacgtgagaccgtcttatgaaaaaCCTACTATTTCGAAAAATAATCTTTCGGAAGAGGTAAAACAGTTCATCCAATTTCAATTAATGCTAAATTCTCGCTTGCCAGTTGCCAAAGGGAGGTTTGAATATTCCATGGTATTTTTTTGGATGCCATTGAAGTATTAGATTATGCTTTAAAATGGAATTGCATTTGTGGGGAAATAATTATAATCTTGCTTTAAAATGATGGAAAgatagtatttgatttgttttataaaatatttgagttgtattgccggttactttataaaaaaaaaaagtaaattaatTTACCATATTCTTAGATCAAAACATTAGACAtctaaaaatttgaatttaagatCAATACAGGGAGTATTTGtaacatttaaaagaaatgacTATAGTTTTTTTCTTCACGAATTTCTGAAGAAAAattcataatcatttttttagatTGAAAACAATACCATATATTAGAAATTCGATTATAAGagtttatttctttaaattatagGACATAAATGAAATAGAATAAGTTTACAAGGATTTGGATGACTCTACTTAAAACACAgcatattttctttttcaaaatacTTATTCTCTATACTATTATTATTGTTAGGATCAAACATTTATCACTAGGTAAAAAAAACTATAGCCGTTAGTCAAGAcgtaactttattttcttatatttgtgGCAGTGTAAAGTGCGTCTACTTAGATACTAATGGGTCGGCTATTAGGCTCATGAGTCCGGAGATATTTGTGTCTATCTGTTAGTGTTGTCTTATATCCATTAGAGATAAGTCTTATCTTTTCTATATCATCGGTCATGTCCTCAAAAGAGACAATATTATCCGTTAAAATCTGGCGTGACTCCTTTATAGTCCACatagccaaccagatcaagcgacACAACGTCATCAACTGGACGCACGAGAACTTATCATAATGTCACATATTCTTGTACTTGTCTTACTTATTCACACTTAACCAACATTCCCCCAATAAGTATAGAAATATGCTTATTGGGATACTTGAACTCTAACTTCGATCTGATATCAATAGTTAAGATCAAATTCTTACTACCAGATCGAAAGCTATAGCTGTTAGCAAAGACTCAACTCTATTACTTTATACTCATAACAGCACAAAGTGCACTTACTTGGATATTAATTGGTCGGGTTATTAGACACATGAGTCCGGAAAGACGTGTGTCTATTTGCTGGTGCTGTCTCATATTTTttagagatcagtcttaccATTTTTTTATCGTTGGTCCTGTCCACAACAGAGACAATATTATCTGTTAAAATCTTTTGTCATTCTTTTATGACTCATCTAACTAATCAGATCAAGCGGCACAACGTCAGCTGCTTGAAATATGTGAACTTCTCAGGAAGTCACCATCTCATTGCCACTTTAACTCATACACACTTAAACTAACAATTATTTTACGAGGAAAAATTGTTGTAAaaactcaaatataaaattagatAGAAAAAACGTTAATCCAAACATAATGGCATTAAACTTAACgtctatatgtatatatattgtttgtatatatataccaaaaattattgtatcagtttatcttaattaattaaattaatatatatatatatatatatgtgtgtgtgtgtgtgtgtgtgcgtgtgtgtgtgtgtgtacgtGTGTGTGTAATTAAACTTAAAAAATGGTCCTCGATCAGTTGATAATGGAAACATTTAGATCGTAAGATTGGCTATATGCACTTCTTTTACATAAATGTTATGTTATCATTAGATACacgatttttattaatttttttttagttatgtcgatttttagttaaaaaaactTAACAATTATACTTTgtatcaattatttaataaatattttaattgaaagTGCAAATTCTATTTACCCATAAAAGATGTGTTGAACGCCAAGTGTGTGTCTATGTTTATATTTTAAGGGGAATTAAAACtatgttaatcaaataaatatgttataTGTACATCtaaatttgtacaataatttttacaacacaaaaaattcaatttattaaaatctcataatatattaatacaAAATATCACGATATAATAGCAAAATGTCACGGTATAATTACTGTAAATATTGttatatgatatatttgttGTATCTTTAGTattatatgtatgtgtgtgtgtgtgttgaatGGAAAGGAAAAAATTGTAATAACTCAAAAATATAAATGGCTACCTTGTCTTGCTATCACAAGctgcaatttttattttagacTGTGTTCTGGAATATTTAtttcgattataattttattgtttacaATGAAACAATAGATCAAATCTTAATTACACGTATTAGTAAGACAAATTATAACGGATTGAAAACGATAATATTATTAGGTGAACTTGAAATACATcttaattaacataaaaaatataatataaatatatgatgagtgaatttgaaatatatgattttaattatctaaacaacaacaaaaacatttgaaatctattaATTCAAATCGTGAATATGTTCTCTCTGAACTTTCTTCACCGCCAAACACCAAAATATCTTACGGACAAGGGGAATCCGACTGTTTAATTAAAACACCAAAATATCTTCCAACCAATTGCTTGCTTATTGCACATTAAAAAATATCTTCGACCCAAATGTTTgcatattcattaaaaaaaaaagagaaaattgttTGCTTATTGCACTTTAAAAATTGAttcccaaatatatatatatatagttttgatatgctgcacacataccgtgcacacctatgtgagcaccgatgaggtgtcactcaaatgtgatgaaatatagaaaaattgcgcATCCAATGGGTGATTGACACATCATATANNNNNNNNNNNNNNNNNNNNNNNNNNNNNNNNNNNNNNNNNNNNNNNNNNNNNNNNNNNNNNNNNNNNNNNNNNNNNNNNNNNNNNNNNNNNNNNNNNNNNNNNNNNNNNNNNNNNNNNNNNNNNNNNNNNNNNNNNNNNNNNNNNNNNNNNNNNNNNNNNNNNNNNNNNNNNNNNNNNNNNNNNNNNNNNNNNNNNNNNNNNNNNNNNNNNNNNNNNNNNNNNNNNNNNNNNNNNNNNNNNNNNNNNNNNNNNNNNNNNNNNNNNNNNNNNNNNNNNNNNNNNNNAACGTTTGCTTAttctttatataaaaaaaaatctgtttattgcactttaaaaattaattcccaaatatatatatatatatatatatatatatatcacgtaATTCTATGAAAATTTGTACAAAAGTctacaaaaatcttgaaaaaaaatctataaaagtTTATGAATTTGTTTTACAATTCTATGAGATTTTATAAAGTTAATAGAAATCCTTCAACTCTACAAAAatctatcattttaaaaaaatctttaaaaacaTAGAAAGAATACACTGGGtttcaatataatatatttttctataatttttataGAATATTTATGAGATTGTAATTTACAAATAAATGTCAATTTATGAGAAAAACACCATCCATTATCCTCATATTAAAATAAGGCAATTTTTTAAAAGACCTACCAactgtgttttttttatatataaaaaattagtcatattttatatattttaatacatacaaaaatttattttttagatacAAAATATACGGTGACTATAAATTATAGAGttatgaaatttgttttttcataatttctttaagataaatcaatttttctaaataataaaacatatccataaaatcaattgaaatgatgattttttaatactaaaacttctgttttttttaaaaaactttttcaaatttataCTTAAAATTGTGTCAATAATTCTAAATTCACGTCATCtagttaattataaaatttatttatttatttatttttgtgattataaaaataaataaaataataaaaaacttacagcctcaaatattttctttaaatccTCTATCCCATCACCATTTCTCTCAGCACATCAGAGCCATGGCTTCTTCATCCTCCCTAACTCCCTCACAAGCCTTCCTCTCCCGCTCCGCCATCCCCCGCCATGGCTCCGTCGCTCCCACAGTCTCCGGTTCCCTCTCCATCTCCTCTTTCTCCGGCCTCAAACCCACAACCACCACCTCCTTCTCCATCCCCACCCGACGCCGGGCACCCGCCCTCACCCGCATTCCAATCACCGCCTCAGCGGCCGTTGAAACTCTTGAGAAAACTACAGACACTGCTCTTGTCGACAAATCGGTCAACACTATCCGTTTCTTGGCGATTGATGCAGTGGAGAAGGCTAATTCCGGGCACCCGGGTCTTCCCATGGGTTGTGCGCCGATGGGTCATATTCTGTACGATGAAGTGATGAGGTACAACCCCAAGAACCCCTACTGGTTCAATCGCGACCGCTTCGTGCTCTCTGCCGGACATGGATGTATGCTTCAGTATGCGCTTCTGCACCTCGCGGGATATGACGCTGTAAAGGTTGTAGCTTTGATATTAATGTGCAGCTATTTTTCTTGTCAACTTTTAGTATGTTCCTATTCATGCATCATCGTGTTAAACTAAAGATTGTGGTGCTGTGCTTCTGGTAGATCTTTATGGAGTGCACTGCATTTGGAACTTTGGAATGTGGTTTTTGCTGATTCAAAGTTTTGGTTTAAGAATCTGGAAATTTCTTTATCTTGATTGAAGAATGGGATTTTGCTATATTTTGGAGGTAGATATGTGAGAATTGGTTTTTCAGCTCAATCATGGGAATTGTGGAAGTAATTGACTTCAGTATTTCTGTGTTGAAATAGTtctatgattttaatttttcctttcaCTTTCCTTTTTTGGTGAACTAATTATGCTTATAAATCCTTTTGCGAATATAAACATGTAATCTATCTAACAGGAAGAGGATTTGAAAAGTTTCCGTCAATGGGGCAGCAGAACACCAGGTCATCCTGAGAACTTTGAGACACCGGGTATTGAAGTCACCACTGGTATGATTTTTATCCAAACTTTGAATTCacgtgcttgtgttattgaattgagatttGGTAATTTCCTCATTTGCTTTTATCTAGGCCCTCTTGGTCAAGGTATTGCCAATGCTGTT contains the following coding sequences:
- the LOC140985590 gene encoding DNA repair protein RAD51 homolog 3 — protein: MEVSSLPISASQRGKLISAGYISISSLFSVSPSHLAQDLKISENEALEILRVASGRSGVDKIDQGRSRSIVNGAQTAWNMLNEEESSICITTSCSNLDDILGGGISCKEVTEIGGVPGIGKTQLGIQLAVNVQIPSDCGGLEGKAIYIDTEGSFMVERALQIAEACAEDIKEYNSLPTKDFHACQVNKEPKDFLDNIFLFRVCSYTEQIAVVNYLEKFISEHKDIKVVIVDSITFHFRQDFEDVALRTRLLGGLALKLMKLAKKFSLAVVLLNQVATKYSEGSFQLTLALGDSWSHASTNRIILYWNSDERYAYIDKSPYMRSASAPYAVTRKGIRNSTSSKYKRVKLM